TACAGCCGCTGTAGCAGAGGAGGCAGCGTAGCCGGAAGCGCCACCGAGCTGTCAACGACCCGGCGGCGGAGTTGCGTTTGCTGTTTCACCCGAAATTAACCACCCGCTTTCGTTAGCTGCTTGTGGGCATCCAGCATTTGTTTCATCTCTTTTGGCCCCTGATAACCCGGGATCATGCTGCCGTTGCTCAAGATAATCGCCGGCGTGCCCTGAACGCCAAACTGCACGCCCAGGTTGTAATGGTTAGCCAGGTTTATGTCACAGCTTGCCGGTGCCACATCTCCGCCCTTCATTGCGGCATCGAACGCCTTGTTGCGGTCTTTCGCACACCAGATGGACTTCATGTCGCTCTCAGCCTGGCTTTGCAGCCCCTGGCGCGGGAATGCCAGATAACGCACGGTGATCCCCAGCGCGTTGTAGTCGCTCATCTCTTCGTGCAGTTTGTGGCAGTAGCCGCAGGTGATGTCGGTGAACACCGTAATCACATGCTGCTCCTTCGGCGCTTTGTAGATGATCATCTCTTTTTCCAGAGCGTTCAGCTTGCCGACCAGCAGTTGGTTAGTCACGTTCACCGGCTGGGCCCCGCTCACATCATAAAGCGGCCCCTGAATCACATGCTTGCCGTCTTCGGTTACGTAGAGCACGCCGCTGTCGGTCAGCACGGTTTTCATTCCGGCAACCGGTGCAGCTTGAATCTCCGCCCCCTGCACGCCCAGCTTCGCCAGGGATTGTTTAATGGCGGCGTCATCCGCGTGAGCAAAACCGGAAACAGAAGCGGCCAGCAGCGAAAGCAGCCAAAAACCTTTTTTCATGAGGATTCCTTTATCTCTTGTGGCACTCACGCTCGAGGGTGGTGCTGTTGATGCAGCTGGCGTAAACGCGCCGTCGCTACATGTGTATAAATTTGTGTCGTGGACAAATCACTATGGCCCAGCAGCATCTGTACGACACGGAGATCCGCGCCATGGTTCAGCAAGTGCGTGGCAAAAGCGTGGCGCAACACATGCGGAGACAACTTTTCGCTGTCGATGCCAGCCAGCACGGCATAGTGCTTAATGCGGTGCCAGAAGGTTTGCCGCGTCATTTGCTGTGCGCGGTTACTGGGGAATAGCACGTCCAGAGACTGTCCGTTTAACAAGTCCGGGCGGCTATACTTCAGGTACTCTTCAATCCAGTACACCGCCTCTTCCCCCAGCGGTACCAGACGCTCTTTATTGCCTTTACCAATCACCCGCACAACGCCCTGCCGCAGGCTGATGTCGCTCATTGTCAGCCCGACCAGCTCCGAGACGCGCAGCCCGGTTGCGTACAAAACTTCAAGCATTGCTTTATCACGCAGCTCAATAGGCTGATCGATACACGGAGATTGTAACAGCCGCTCAACCTGAGCTTCGCTTAAATCCTTTGGCAAACGCTGAGGAAGTTTGGGGGATGAAAGCAGCGCGCTAGGGTCGTCTTCCCGCATTTTTTCACGGTACAAATACTGAAATAACCTACGCATGGCGCTAAGCAAGCGTGCGGAACTGGTGGCTTTATAACCGCCCTCAACGCGCTCCGCAAGCAGCGACTGGAGATCCGAAGCCTGGACCGTTAAAAAACTGAGCTGGTGGCGCTGCAGCCATTCGGCCACCATAGTGAGATCGCGGCGATAAGAACTGAGCGTATTTTCAGCCAGGTTTCTCTCCAGCCACAGCGCATCCAGAAACTGTTCTATACGAATCTTATCCTGCTCCACGCTCCACTCCTGATTTGGCGAATTGTGTCCATTATGCATGATGGCGAACGGGATCTGGTACACTTGGCCATCTGCACGCGATTAAAATGAGTTGTTATTGCTATGAACATTGGTCTTTTTTACGGCTCCAGCACCTGCTACACCGAAATGGCAGCCGAAAAAATTCGCGACATCATTGGCCCGGAACTGGTGACGCTTCACAACCTGAAAGACGACACTCCGGCCCTGATGGAGCAGTATGACGTTCTGATCCTTGGCATTCCAACCTGGGATTTTGGTGAACTGCAGGAGGACTGGGAAACCGTCTGGCCGCAGTTAGACGAACTGAATCTGGAAGGCAAAATCGTGGCGCTTTACGGCATGGGCGACCAGCTTGGCTACGGTGAATGGTTCCTGGATGCGTTAGGCATGCTGCACGACAAGCTGGCACCGCGCGGGGCGCAATTCATCGGTTACTGGCCAACTGAAGGCTATGAATTTACCAGCCCAAAACCGGTCATTGCCGACGGGCAGCTGTTTGTTGGCCTGGCGTTGGATGAAACCAATCAGTACGATCTGAGCGACGAACGTATTGAAACCTGGTGTGAGCAAATCCTTGGCGAAATGGCCGAGCGCTTCGCTTAAACCTGCCCGCTTCCGCTCGCCTGTTGCTGCATCAGCAGGCGGCGTAAGTCACGCCATTCACCGATGTCCATGCTGTCAGCGGCCAGCCAAAGGTGCTGGCAACGTTGTTTTCCAGCCCGTCGCAGTCTTAGCATCACCCCGCTATCAATAATCCACGGGTTTCCGACGATATCCCAGTCACGCCCTTGCCAGCGCAGACGAAAGTCCGTCAGCAGTTTAATTTCGCCCTGGCGAGCGTGAATACGGCGCTGGCTGCGCACGCTGTCAAAAACCACAAGGGAAAGCAATAGCATCCAGACCAGCGTGTAGCTCATCGGCCACGGCATTAGCAGCACGAACAGCGCCACCAGGCCGTGGAGGAGTAATGACATCCATTGCGCGCGCCATGAAACCCGCAGGTCAGATTGCCACAGGACCACGTTCTTTATTCCGTGTCTGAATCAGGGCAACCATACGCTGAAGTTCGGCATCTGCTGGTTTACCGTGGTTCATCAACCAGTTAAACAAGTCTGGATCGTCAGACTCCAGCAGGCGGACAAACAGCTGCTTGTCGCTGTCGCTAAGCGTTTCGTATTCATGTTCGAAGAACGGCATAATCGAAATATCGAGCTCGCGCATTCCACGGCGGCATGCCCAGTGAATTCGGGCTTTATTATTGATATCCATGTGCACTTTCCTGCTTAACCATCAAATTGGGTACGGAGTTAGTGTAACGTGTTTTTGTCACCGGGATTACCTGAATGTTCCATTGTGCGCGCTTTCCCCATACAAACCCGTGTCACAGCACCGATTGCACAAGATTCTCCGAGGCAGCACGCAAACGCACAAATGGCGTTATCAAACTGCTTGCATTGCCCTCTGGCTCTTTTACCATTGAGAAATTAAACCGTTGGATAACCCGGGATCTTTGTTATGGCTTTTAATCCGTTTCCTCCTCGCCAGCCCTGTGCCTCCGCCCGTCTGCCGCTGACGTTAATGACGCTTGATGACTGGGCTCTCGTCACTGCCGTAGGCGCGGATGCCGAGAAGTACCTTCAGGGGCAGGTCACTGCCGACGTCGCTAAGCTTGAAGCGGGCCAGCATTTACTTTGCGCCCATTGCGATGCCAAAGGGAAGATGTGGAGTAACCTGCGCCTGTTCCATCGCGGTGAAGGCTTTGCATTTATTGAGCGTCGCAACCTGCGTGACGCCCAACTGACGGAGCTAAAGAAATACGCCGTCTTCTCCAAAGTCACCTTCAGTGCGGATGACGCCAGCGTTTTGTTAGGGTTAGCCGGTTTCCAGGCGCGCTCTGCGCTAGCCGCCGTTTTCGATACGCTGCCGGATGAAGAAACCCAGGTCGTCCAGCACGGAGCAACAACTTTACTGTGGCTGAACCAGCCAGCTGAACGCTTCCTGATTGTCACTGACGAAGAAACGGCTCAGACGCTAACCGAGAAACTCAGCGAAGAAGCACAGCGCAATGATAGCCAGCAGTGGCTGGCGCTGGATGTCGAAGGCGGATTGCCAGTCATTGATAGCGTAAACAGCGCACAGTTCATTCCACAGGCGACCAACCTTCAGGCACTGGGCGGCATCAGCTTTAAAAAAGGCTGTTATACCGGCCAGGAAATGGTTGCCCGAGCCAAGTTCCGCGGAGCAAATAAGCGAGCACTCTGGCTGCTGGCCGGTAGCGCCAGCCGCGTACCTGAGGCAGGCGAAGACCTTGAATTGCAGCTGGGTGAAAACTGGCGTCGTACCGGTACCGTGCTGGCCGCCGTGCGATTAGAAGATGGCCGTCTTATTGTGCAGGCGGTGATGAACAACGATCTGGAGCCGGACAGCGTCCTGCGCGTACGTGACGATGCAAACAGCAAGCTCGCACTTGAACCACTGCCTTATTCTCTGGAAGAAAAATAATCGCATGTTGAGCCCCGAGACCGGGGCTCAACATTTTGGCAGGTTAGGCGCACGCTAACGAATATAGAGATAAATCGCGAGGAAATGGCAAACGCTGCCCCCCAGCACAAATCCGTGCCAGATGGCATGGTTGTATGGAATGCGTTTGCAGACGTAGAAAATTACCCCGAGCGAATAAACGATACCGCCAATCGCCAGTAGCGTAACGCTGCCCGGCGCCAGTTTGACCACCATCTGGTAGATAACCACCAGCGACAGCCAGCCCATCAGCAGATAGGTCACCAGCGACAGCACCTTAAACCGGTGCGCGATAGTGAGCTTAAACAGTATCCCGGCCAGCGCCAGGCTCCAGATGACAATCATCAATCCTTTTGACAGCGGTGAGTTGAGTCCCACCAGCAGAAAAGGTGTGTATGTTCCGGCAATCAGCAGGTATATGGCGCAGTGGTCAAACTTTTTCAGCCACCGCTTGGCCCGCTCGTGCGGAATGGCGTGGTAAAGGGTTGAGGCGAGAAACAGCAGGATCATGCTGCCGCCGTACAGGCTATAGCTGGTGATTGCCGTTGCGCTGGCGTTGGCGTCCACCGCCTGTACCAGCAGCAACACCAAGCCAACAATGCCGAACACCAGCCCAATGCCGTGGCTGATGCTATTGGCTACTTCCTCAGCCAGAGAATATCCATGCGCGATAATTGGTTTACGAGCCATCTGGCTCCTCCCGAGATAAAGAAGAATAACGCAGCCCCACTAGCCTAACTGAGAATGATTCCAGTGAACACATGTAAGCTAAAATAAATGTGTGAGCGCCTGTGACGACCGCAGTTCGTCAGCCTGGAGGATTTCTTTTACAATCAAACGACAGCGAAAAAACAGGGATAAAACGATGCAACAGGCATTTGGCGAAATGAGCGAGGCCATCCATTTCCTGATGGAGATTGATAAGCTGAAGCTGGTTCAACGCCGTACCAAAATCATTGGTCATGAACAACATGAAGACTCTGCCGAACACAGCTGGCACTTCGCCGTGGCGGCGATGAGCCTGGCTCCCTGGGCCAGGGAAGACGTGGATATCCAGCGAGTGATTCAGATGGCGCTGTTACATGATATCGTGGAAATCGACGTTGGCGATGTGCTGGTTTATGACATTGCGGCCCGCGAAGCTATCGCCGAAAAAGAAGCTGTGGCCGCACGCCGCCTGTTTGGTTTATTACCCGAGCCTCAGGGGCCACAATTCCTCGCGCTGTGGGAAGAATATGAGGCGGGCACCACGCCCGATGCCCGCTTTGCCGGGGCGCTGGATCGCATTTTGCCTATTCTGCTAAACCTGCATAACCAAGGGCAGAGCTGGCGAGAAAATAATATTTCCCTGCAGCAGGTATTAACCCGCAATGCGCAGGTGGGAGAAAGCTGGCCGGAATTATGGCAACATGTCGAGCGCCAATTATATGTGGCACACGAGAAAGGCTGGCTGCGTTAGCCCTGGCCGTTAGCAAAAGTCGACTCAGCAGGAAGAGAGAGTATGTTTACCCACGCGGCAATCGCCAACCTGAACGGCCTCGAGATGATGGTGTACAACTTTGTCATCAAAAACAAAGACAAAGTGATGTACATGACCATCCGGGAGCTGGCGGATGCCGCAGGTGTCTCCACCACTACCGTGCTGCGTTTTTGCCGCAAGCTCAACTGTGAGGGGTATTCTGAATTTCGCGTTCGCTTTAAATTATATCTGGAGCAAACGGAAACCCAGCCCGCTAATTTCGGCAGCAGCGAAATCATCAGTTTTTTTAAAAGCACCAATAACGAAGAATTTGATAATCTCATCGATCGTGCGGTAGATATTATTTGCTCCTCCGAGCGTATTATTTTTGTTGGCGCGGGAACATCTGGCGCTTTAGCCAAATACGGCGCACGCTTTTTCTCAAACGTTGGGAAATTTAGCAATCATATAGATGACCCTTATTTTCCGGTCACCAATGATATGGCACGTAACGCGCTGGCTATTGTGCTTTCCGTTTCCGGCGAGACCGAAGAAATCCTGCGCTTTGCCAGCCAGTTCAGCCTCCACCACTGCAAAGTGATGTCTATCACCAGCCATGAGAACTCGTCGCTGGCTAAATTAGCCGACTTTAATATCTCCTGGCATATTCCGCCGGTGCGTATCGCTGGGGTTTATGACATCACCACACAAATCCCTGTCATTTATATTCTGGAAACAATTGGCCGCCGACTGGCGAAAAGAATGATGTAAAAAAACACCCTGTTTTTTATTTGTGACAAATCACAATTCACGCTATTTGTTATATCGTGACAATCCCATTTCATTTGTTAGACTCCAAAACAGAAATAATAGATTCAGCGCCACAGTGTGATTCAACGCACATTATTTCCTGCGCTAACGATGAGATGAAATAATATGAAACAACTGAAGTTACCGAAAGACTTTTTATGGGGCGGCGCGGTTGCCGCTCACCAGGTGGAAGGCGGCTGGAACAAAGACGGTAAAGGCCCAAGCATTTGTGACGTACTGACGGGCGGCGCCCACGGCGTCCCGCGCGAGATAACCCTGCAGGTAGAACCCGGTAAATATTATCCAAACCATGAAGCGATTGATTTTCATGGCCGCTACAAAGAAGACATCAAGCTCTTCGCTGAGATGGGCTTCAAGTGCTTCCGTACCTCCATTGCCTGGCCCCGTATTTTCCCTAACGGCGACGAGCAGCAGCCTAATGAAGCCGGCCTCAAGTTCTACGACGACATGTTCGATGAGCTGCTGAAGTACAACATCGAGCCGGTCATCACCCTTTCCCACTTCGAAATGCCGCACCATCTGGTCACCGAATACGGCGGCTGGACCAGCCGTAAAGTGGTCGATTTCTTTGTTCGTTTCGCCGAGGTCGTGTTCGAGCGCTACAAGAGCAAAGTGAAGTACTGGATGACCTTTAACGAAATCAATAATCAGCGTAACTGGCGCGCGCCGCTGTTCGGCTACTGCTGCTCCGGTGTGGTTTACACCGAGCATGACAACCCGGAAGAGGTCATGTACCAGGTGTTGCACCACCAGTTTGTGGCGAGCGCGATGGCGGTCAAGATAGGCCACCGCATTAATCCTGAGATGAAAATCGGCTGCATGCTCGCCATGGTGCCGCTGTACGCCTTCTCCTGTAAGCCTGAAGATCAAATGTATGCTCAGGAATCGATGCGCGAACGCTATGTGTTTACTGACGTACAGCTGCGTGGCTATTACCCGTCTTACGTACTGAACGAGTGGGAACGCCGCGAGTTCAATATCAAAATGGAAGCCGGTGACGAGCAAATTCTGCGCGAAGGCGTCTGTGATTACCTCGGGTTCAGCTACTACATGACGAACGCCGTTCAGGCCGAAGGCGGCAGCGGCGATGCACTTTCCGGCTTCCAGGGCAGCGTGCCGAACCCGCACGTCAAAGCCTCCGACTGGGGCTGGCAGATTGATCCGGTTGGCCTGCGTTATGCGCTGTGCGAACTGTATGAGCGTTATCAAAAGCCGCTGTTCATTGTAGAAAACGGTTTTGGCGCGTACGACAAGGTCGAGGCAGACGGCTCCATCAACGATGACTACCGCATTGATTATCTGCGCGCTCACGTTGAAGAACTGAAAAAGGCCGTGACCTACGATGGCGTGGATCTGATGGGCTATACGCCGTGGGGCTGCATCGACTGCGTGTCGTTTACCACCGGCCAGTACAGCAAGCGCTACGGCTTTATCTACGTGAACAAGCACGACGACGGTACCGGCGATATGTCCCGCTCCCGCAAGAAGAGCTTCAACTGGTACAAAGAAGTGATAGCCAGCAACGGCGAGAATCTCTGAGCAAAAGGCACCTTCATGGTGCCTTTCAAACAAATGACAAACCTCTGGCAATAGAAGAAGTACCAGACTGCTCGTTAAAAAAACTGGAAAATCAATTCATTGATTTTCGGCTGATAACCACAAAGAGGGAAAAACCACGCTTTTTTTCTCTTTGTCAGCAACCTCAAAGGCGCCTGTATGGCGCCTTTCTTATTTAAACGGGCAGGCCAAACCGGAAGCAGGCGCCGCGCTGCGGCAGGTCTACCAGCGAAATATCGCTGCCGTGCAACTGCAGCATCTGGCGAACGATCATCAGGCCAAGCCCGCCAACCCTAAGCCGGGATTGATTCACTATCGAAGGCCGTACAAACAGCCCCTCTTTAAGCTCCTGCGGAATGCCAGGCCCACTGTCGCTGACCTGCACCATGACTTTATCCACCTCTTTCCACAGCCGGACAGAAATCACGCCTTTGTCCGGGGTATGGCGAATCGCGTTGTCCAGCAGATTGGTCAGCACCCGCTCAATCATGCTGACATCGGCCTCAATTAGCGGCAATCCAGGCTGAATATCAGCCAAAAGCTCAAGCTGGCGAGTCTGCGCCGGCAGCTCAAATTTCTGGAACACATCCTGCAGCAGTTCGCTGATGGAGAAGCTCTCTTTGTGCGGCTTCACTACCCCATATTCCAGCCGCGCCAGTTCAAACAGCGACTGAGCCAGCGCCCCTACCTTCTGGCTCTGCGCGAGGGCTATATCCAGATAACGTTTTTTATCGGCCTCGCTCAGGGTGGCCGACATCACCGACAGGCTTTCAAGGTAGCCATGCAGCGACGTCAGCGGGGTTCGCAGGTCATGAGAAATATTGGCGATAAACTCACGGCGGAGCTGATCTTGTTGGGTCAGGCTATGCCATTGCTCGGAGATTCGCCCGGCCATGGCTATCACCCCATGACGTAGCTGGGCAAGTTCATCCCCGTCTCCGCCAGGTTTTTGCGGCAGAGCCGCCATCGCTTGCATTTCGGCCATGCCCCCTGATTCCAGGGCCTTAACGTGCTGCGAAAGTTCGCGTAGCGGGCGGGTGATCCAGCGAAACGCCAGGCCACCAACCACCAGCCCCAGGACGCAGATCAGGCTGAGCAGAAACAGGCTCAGTTTCAACACCGCATCGAATTGAGCGCTGTTGGCCAGCTGATTGTAGGTTTCACCCAGCAGCACCACGTATAAATAGCCCTCCAGCTTACCGTCCCGCATCATCGGCGCCACGCTAAACACCTTCTGCCCGTCCAGGCTACGCGGGTCGTCGCCATAAAGCGGGAATTTGCCGCCGTTCAGCGCGGCACGCAGCGGGCCAAGATCGACCTGATGGCGCTTAATATGCCCATCCGGCGCCGCATCACCGATAATGTTGCCCTGTTTATCCAGCAAATAAACTTCCACGCTGGGATTCACCGCCATCAGGTGATCGAACAGCGTGCGCACCGAGTCTTTGTTCAGTCCGTCCTGCCCGAGCAGCGGGTAGCTTTGGTTGATGTGCTGCGCCAGGTCACCGGAAAGCTGCTGAATAACGGCCTGGCTGTACTGGGTGCTGGTACGCACCTGAAGCCAGCCCAAAAAGGCGCAGGCGGTCAGCAACAACACGGCAAAAACCAGCGTCAGGCGCCGGGAGAGCGTAAGGATTCGCATAGGGTTACTCACGTATCTGGGCGGTAAACTTGTAGCCTTTACCCCACACGGTGCGGATGAAATTCGGCTCAGCCGGGTTATCTTCAATCTTGATGCGTAGCCGGTTGATGTGGGTGTTAACGGTGTGCTCATAGCCTTCGTGCTGATAGCCCCAAACCTGGTTGAGCAAGTGCAGCCGCGAAAACACTTTGTCCGGGTGGCGGGCAAAGAAGTAGAGCAGGTCAAACTCACGCGGGGTGAGCTCCACCGGGAGTTGGTTCAGGCGAACGTCTCTTGCCAGGGGATCAATCGTGAGTGGGCCAAACGTCAGCGTACCGGCGTCTATCTTGAGGTTTTGGCTCATCGCCTCCTGGCGGCGGAACAGTGCCTTCACGCGAGCGACCAGTTCCAGCATTGAAAAGGGTTTCGCCAGGTAGTCGTCCGCGCCCAGCTCCAGCCCCAGCACGCGGTGCGTTTCGCTGGAGCGAGCGCTGATCATAATAATCGGCGTGTAGCGCGTCATACTTCTGGCAAAGCGGCAAATCTCCAGGCCATCGACGCCGGGCAGCATGAGATCGAGAATTAACGCATCCCAGCCGCCCTGTCTCAGCTTTTCCAGCCCAACATTGCCGTCGGCGGCATGCACAATCTCAAAGCCTTCTTCCCGCAAATGCAGCTGTAAAAGCTCGGCGATATTTTCGTCGTCTTCCACGATCAGTATTTTTTTTGCCTGATTCACTTTGTCTGTCCCCCACGCCTGGCATAGCCAAAGTTTACACAACTCGCGTCGGTTAAGTTGTCACATTTAATTTAACTTTGCGTGAGGCAATGGGGAACAAATCAGGCCAATACTCGCTGCATCGAATCACGAGGAAGCCGGACGATGGAAAGCTCAACGCTGCATACCGCCCCAACGCTCATTCACCCGCTATGGCTAAGGCTCTGCCACTGGCTGAATGCGCTGGCGATACTGATTATGGTCACCAGCGGCTGGCGCATTTATAACGCCTCTCCCCTGTTTCATTTCCAGTTTGCCAACGAGCTGACGCTCGGCGGCTGGCTGGGCGGGGCGCTGCAGTGGCACTTCGCCGGGATGTGGCTGTTTGCGGTCAACGGCGTGATTTACCTGCTGTGCAATCTTTTCAGCGGCCGCTTCAGGCAGAAATACTGGCCGTTATCGCCTCGTGAATTCTTCCAGGATGCCTTTGCGGCGCTGCGGGGGAAATTAGCCCACGCTGACCTGAGCCATTACAACATGGTGCAAAAGGCAGCCTACCTGTTCGTTATCGCCGATAGCCTGCTGCTGGTCGTTTCCGGCCTGGTGGTGTGGAAATCCGTGCAGTTTTCCCTGCTGCGAGAATTGCTTGGGGGCTACGACACGGCGAGATTTATCCACTTTTATGCCATGTCCGCGCTGGTCGGTTTCGTGGCAATTCATCTGCTGATGGTGGCGCTGGTGCCCCGCACGTTGCTCGCCATGCTCCGTGGCCGCTAAGGAAGAAACATGAGCGATAAAAACGAAATCATTAAAGAAGCGACGCAGCTGATTAATAAGCAGCTCACGCAGGAAGGCCGCCGTCGTTTTTTAAAGCAGGGTTTAACGCTCGGCGGCATCGCGATGCTCACTGGCTGCGATATTAGCGATAACGCAACGGTTGAAAGTTCGCTCAGCAAGATTTCACGTTTTAACGACCGCATTCAGGCGTGGCTGTTTAACGGCAGTCAGCTGGCACCGGTTTACCCGGAAAGCATGATCGACGTTAACTTCCCGTTTAACGCCTTTTACGGCGAGGATGAAGCGCCTGACATCAGCGGCGACAGCTATCGCCTTGAGCTTGCCGGGCTGATTACCGACAAGCGCCCGTGGACGCTGGCGCAGCTTCACCAGATGGCGCAGGTCAGCCAGGTCACTCGCCATATCTGCGTCGAAGGCTGGAGCGCCATCGGCAAGTGGGGTGGCGTACCTTTTGCCCTGTTCCTGAAAGGGATTGGCGCCGATCTGCGAGCCAAATACGTCAGCTTTAAATGTGCGGATGATTACTACACCAGTATTGATATGGCCACCGCGCTGCACCCGCAAACGCTGATTGCGTTGACCTGGGATGGCAAAGTGCTGCCGCGCAAATATGGCTACCCGATGAAACTGCGCATCCCAACCAAACTCGGCTACAAGAACCCGAAGCATATTCAGGTTATTGAAGTCACTAATCGCTACCCCGGCGGCTACTGGGAAGACCAGGGCTATAACTGGTTCGGCGGTAGTTAATTCTAATCACTCACTGAAAAATGAAGGAAATACATCATGAAAAAGATCTACGCTGCCCTGCTGTGCTCCACCATGCTGTTCGGTATTGCTGGGGCTAAGGCTGCGGACTCGATGAGCAAAGATTCCATGGCCAAAGACGGCATGGGCAAAATGACCCACACCTGTAAAGACGGTATGAACAAGGACGGCATGAAGAAAGATTGCATGTCCAAAGACGGCATGAAGAAAGACGGGATGAGTAAAGACCATATGGGCAAAGACAGCATGGCCAAAGACGGTATGGCGAAAGACAGCATGAGCAAGCAATAAGCCTTACGCTACGCC
This Klebsiella michiganensis DNA region includes the following protein-coding sequences:
- a CDS encoding protein-disulfide isomerase (DsbC; periplasmic protein with protein disulfide isomerase activity; this protein also shows disulfide oxidoreductase activity), with translation MKKGFWLLSLLAASVSGFAHADDAAIKQSLAKLGVQGAEIQAAPVAGMKTVLTDSGVLYVTEDGKHVIQGPLYDVSGAQPVNVTNQLLVGKLNALEKEMIIYKAPKEQHVITVFTDITCGYCHKLHEEMSDYNALGITVRYLAFPRQGLQSQAESDMKSIWCAKDRNKAFDAAMKGGDVAPASCDINLANHYNLGVQFGVQGTPAIILSNGSMIPGYQGPKEMKQMLDAHKQLTKAGG
- the xerD gene encoding site-specific tyrosine recombinase XerD (site-specific tyrosine recombinase which cuts and rejoins DNA molecules; binds cooperatively to specific DNA consensus sites; forms a heterotetrameric complex with XerC; XerCD exhibit similar sequences; essential to convert chromosome dimers to monomers during cell division and functions during plasmid segregation; XerD specifically exchanges the bottom strands; cell division protein FtsK may regulate the XerCD complex; enzyme from Streptococcus group has unusual active site motifs) produces the protein MEQDKIRIEQFLDALWLERNLAENTLSSYRRDLTMVAEWLQRHQLSFLTVQASDLQSLLAERVEGGYKATSSARLLSAMRRLFQYLYREKMREDDPSALLSSPKLPQRLPKDLSEAQVERLLQSPCIDQPIELRDKAMLEVLYATGLRVSELVGLTMSDISLRQGVVRVIGKGNKERLVPLGEEAVYWIEEYLKYSRPDLLNGQSLDVLFPSNRAQQMTRQTFWHRIKHYAVLAGIDSEKLSPHVLRHAFATHLLNHGADLRVVQMLLGHSDLSTTQIYTHVATARLRQLHQQHHPRA
- a CDS encoding flavodoxin FldB (An electron-transfer protein; flavodoxin binds one FMN molecule, which serves as a redox-active prosthetic); the encoded protein is MNIGLFYGSSTCYTEMAAEKIRDIIGPELVTLHNLKDDTPALMEQYDVLILGIPTWDFGELQEDWETVWPQLDELNLEGKIVALYGMGDQLGYGEWFLDALGMLHDKLAPRGAQFIGYWPTEGYEFTSPKPVIADGQLFVGLALDETNQYDLSDERIETWCEQILGEMAERFA
- a CDS encoding membrane protein; translated protein: MVLWQSDLRVSWRAQWMSLLLHGLVALFVLLMPWPMSYTLVWMLLLSLVVFDSVRSQRRIHARQGEIKLLTDFRLRWQGRDWDIVGNPWIIDSGVMLRLRRAGKQRCQHLWLAADSMDIGEWRDLRRLLMQQQASGSGQV
- the ygfZ gene encoding global regulator (physiological role is not clear; not essential for growth but mutants grow poorly; mutations suppress hda null mutations; may be involved in regulation of ATP-DnaA levels; may also be involved in regulation of tRNA modifications; can bind folic acid and tetrahydrofolate; forms a three domain ring-like structure with a central channel; structurally similar to DMGO protein from A. globiformis; shows sequence similarity to yeast CAF17 transcriptional regulato; Hda supressor), whose translation is MAFNPFPPRQPCASARLPLTLMTLDDWALVTAVGADAEKYLQGQVTADVAKLEAGQHLLCAHCDAKGKMWSNLRLFHRGEGFAFIERRNLRDAQLTELKKYAVFSKVTFSADDASVLLGLAGFQARSALAAVFDTLPDEETQVVQHGATTLLWLNQPAERFLIVTDEETAQTLTEKLSEEAQRNDSQQWLALDVEGGLPVIDSVNSAQFIPQATNLQALGGISFKKGCYTGQEMVARAKFRGANKRALWLLAGSASRVPEAGEDLELQLGENWRRTGTVLAAVRLEDGRLIVQAVMNNDLEPDSVLRVRDDANSKLALEPLPYSLEEK
- a CDS encoding hemolysin, whose translation is MARKPIIAHGYSLAEEVANSISHGIGLVFGIVGLVLLLVQAVDANASATAITSYSLYGGSMILLFLASTLYHAIPHERAKRWLKKFDHCAIYLLIAGTYTPFLLVGLNSPLSKGLMIVIWSLALAGILFKLTIAHRFKVLSLVTYLLMGWLSLVVIYQMVVKLAPGSVTLLAIGGIVYSLGVIFYVCKRIPYNHAIWHGFVLGGSVCHFLAIYLYIR
- a CDS encoding hydrolase; the encoded protein is MQQAFGEMSEAIHFLMEIDKLKLVQRRTKIIGHEQHEDSAEHSWHFAVAAMSLAPWAREDVDIQRVIQMALLHDIVEIDVGDVLVYDIAAREAIAEKEAVAARRLFGLLPEPQGPQFLALWEEYEAGTTPDARFAGALDRILPILLNLHNQGQSWRENNISLQQVLTRNAQVGESWPELWQHVERQLYVAHEKGWLR
- a CDS encoding transcriptional regulator, whose amino-acid sequence is MFTHAAIANLNGLEMMVYNFVIKNKDKVMYMTIRELADAAGVSTTTVLRFCRKLNCEGYSEFRVRFKLYLEQTETQPANFGSSEIISFFKSTNNEEFDNLIDRAVDIICSSERIIFVGAGTSGALAKYGARFFSNVGKFSNHIDDPYFPVTNDMARNALAIVLSVSGETEEILRFASQFSLHHCKVMSITSHENSSLAKLADFNISWHIPPVRIAGVYDITTQIPVIYILETIGRRLAKRMM